From Dehalococcoidia bacterium, the proteins below share one genomic window:
- a CDS encoding DUF2190 family protein has translation MAQAIFVHEGASIDYTPAADVAAGDVVVQGDLVGVAKLDIKANKLGALAVEGVFDFAKATGVGTALAAGTTVYWDDAANVATATAVGNKQIGKSVRAAGDNDTTVRVRMDQ, from the coding sequence ATGGCTCAGGCAATCTTCGTCCACGAGGGGGCGTCCATCGACTACACGCCGGCCGCCGACGTGGCCGCCGGCGACGTGGTCGTGCAGGGCGACCTGGTGGGCGTCGCCAAGCTCGACATCAAGGCCAACAAGCTCGGGGCGCTGGCCGTCGAGGGCGTGTTCGACTTCGCCAAGGCGACTGGCGTGGGCACGGCGCTGGCCGCTGGCACGACGGTCTACTGGGACGACGCGGCCAACGTCGCCACGGCCACGGCGGTCGGCAACAAGCAGATCGGCAAGTCGGTGCGAGCCGCCGGCGACAACGACACGACCGTGCGCGTCCGCATGGACCAGTGA